In Paroedura picta isolate Pp20150507F chromosome 1, Ppicta_v3.0, whole genome shotgun sequence, the following are encoded in one genomic region:
- the LOC143830546 gene encoding uncharacterized protein LOC143830546 codes for MKVFVLGLLLVSLYCIEGAVVKREAEGEGQEPAPSEAESFIAQYFPMLAPYLKKDFVTQYADQTRALIQQFHERIFNEETTQRIGQALTTAIESAKRAIQ; via the exons ATGAAGGTCTTTGTCCTGGGACTCCTGCTGGTCAGCTTGTACTGCATAGAAG GTGCCGTGGTGAAACGGGAGGCCGAGGGAGAAGGGCAAGAACCGGCACCCTCGGAGGCCGAATCGTTCATTGCTCAGTATTTCCCGATGTTAGCGCCGTACCTTAAAAAGGATTTTGTCACCCAGTATGCGGACCAGACACG GGCTCTTATCCAGCAGTTTCACGAGCGTATTTTCAACGAGGAGACGACCCAGCGCATCGGGCAAGCACTGACTACCGCCATAGAGTCCGCCAAGAGGGCCATCCAATAA